The Bradyrhizobium barranii subsp. barranii genome segment CAGGCCGGCGCGTAGCCGAGCGCGTGGACGAGCGGCACGCCGACGAAATTCATGAAGGCGTAGACGCGATATTTCTCCGGCGACGCCATCAGCTGCCAGGTCGCGGCCTGCGAGGCCACGAAGGCGGCGCGCGAGATGTCGCTGTTGTTTTCGATCAGCCCGAGCGCCTGGCCGCCGAAGGAGTGGCCGACATAGGCGAGCGGCAGGGTGGTGTAGCGCTCGCGCATCCAGCGCACCGCGGCGGTGACGTCCTGCGCGGCCCAGTCCGACATCGAGGCCTTGAATCCGACCAGTGATTTCGGCTGGTTGTGGCCGACCATCGCCGGCTGCCGGGAGCGATGCCGCGATAATCGTAGGTCAGGACCGCGCAGCCGCGATGGGCGAGGTAGGAGGCAAAGCCGCGATAGATTTTTCGCGGGACGGCGGTGGCGGAGTTGATCAGCACGGCATGGCGTTTGGTGCCGCGCGGCAGGAACAGGGTGCCTGCCAGCGGATACCCGTCCGTCGCCGGGAAGGTGATCTCGTCGATGAAAACGTCGTCGCGCGCCGCGTCCATGGGGCAGCCGATGTCCTGCCAGTTTCCTTGCCAGCCCTCAGCAAATGCGAATTCGGCTTTCCCCGCAAGGGTTTGCAGTGCGAAATGGATTTACAACTGGCGGCCGGGGACCGGGCTGTGTATAAGGCGGCCCTCGCAACCCACAGATCAGGTTGTGCTTTTTTACTTCACGGAGAGATTGCGATGTCCGAGCGGTGGACGCCCGAGTCCTGGCGCAGCAAGCCGGTGCTACAGGTGCCCGATTATCCCGACGCCAAGGCCTTGGCCGACGTCGAGGCGCAGCTTGCGACCTTTCCGCCGCTGGTGTTCGCGGGCGAGGCGCGCAACCTGAAGAAGGCGCTGGGGCGCGTTGCGGCCGGCGAGGCCTTCCTGCTCCAGGGCGGCGATTGCGCCGAGAGCTTTGCCGAGCACGGCGCCAATAACATCCGCGATTTCTTCCGCGTGCTGCTCCAGATGGCGGTGGTGCTGACCTATGCCGGCGCGGTGCCGGTGGTGAAGGTTGGCCGCATTGCCGGCCAGTTCGCAAAACCGCGGTCGTCGCCGACCGAGAAGATTGATGGCGTCGAGCTGCCGAGCTATCGCGGCGACATCGTCAACGACATCGCCTTCACCAAGGAAGCGCGCGTGCCGGATCCGCAGCGCCAGCTGATGGCCTATCGCCAGTCGGCCGCGACGCTGAACCTGCTGCGTGCGTTCGCGACCGGCGGCTTTGCCAATCTCGGCAGCGTGCATCAATGGATGCTCGGCTTCCTGAAGGACTCGCCGCAGTCCCGCCGCTACAAGGAGCTGGCTGACCGTATCTCGGACGCGCTCAATTTCATGCGCGCCTGTGGCCTCGATCTCGAGGCCCATCCCGAGCTGCGCGCGACCGATTTCTACACCAGCCATGAGGCACTGCTGCTCGGCTACGAGCAGGCCATGACCCGCGTCGATTCCACCACCGGCGACTGGTACGCGACCTCGGGCCACATGATCTGGATCGGCGACCGCACCCGTCAGCTCGATCACGGCCATGTCGAATATTTCCGCGGCATCAAGAACCCGATCGGCCTGAAGTGCGGCCCGTCGCTCAAGCCCGACGAGCTGCTGAAGTTGATCGACGTGCTCAACCCCGACAACGAGCCGGGCCGGCTGACGCTGATCAACCGGTTCGGCTCCGACAAGGTCGCCGACCATCTGCCGGGACTGATCCGCGCCGTGAAGCGCGAGGGCAGGGTTGTGGTCTGGTCGTGCGATCCCATGCACGGCAACACCATCACCTCGACGTCAGGCTACAAGACGCGCCCGTTCGACCGCGTCCTGTCGGAGGTGAAGTCGTTCTTCACCATCCACGCGGCGGAAGGCACGCACGCCGGCGGCGTGCATCTGGAGATGACCGGTCAGGACGTCACCGAGTGTATCGGCGGCGCCCGCGCGATCACCGACGAGGATCTCAACGACCGCTACCACACGGTCTGCGATCCCCGCCTCAATGCCGAGCAATCGATCGACATGGCTTTCCTGATCGCGGAGCTCCTCAAGCAGGAACGCGCCGGCAAGGCCAGGCCGATGCCGGTCGCCGCGGGGCTCTAACACCTTGCTGCGGATCTGGAAGGCGACGATCAATTCACGCAACGGTCTGGCCTTCGCGTTCCGGTCGGAGCAGGCCGTTCGCGAGGAGATTTTTGCGCTCATCCTGTCGGTGCCGCTGGCATGGTTCGTGGCCGCGACGGCGCTGCGGGCGGTCGAGCTGGTCTGTTCGGTTGGGTTCGTGCTGACGGTCGAGCTGCTCAACACCGCGATCGAGAAGCTTGCCGACCGCCTGACCATGGATCACGACAAGCAGATCGGTCGGGTCAAGGACATGGGCTCGGCCGCGGTCGGCGTTGCGCTGCTGATGGCCGGCGCATTCTGGATCATCGCCATCGTCGAGCGATTGGGGTTCCTCTGAAGCGGAGTGCGGCGGCCATGACCGAACGTCTCAACGTATTCGCGGTCACGCTCGCCCAGCTCAATCCGACCATGGGCGACATCGAGGGCAATGCCGCGAAAGTGCGTGCCGCGCGCGCGCAAGCCAGGTCCGACGGCGCCGATCTCGTGCTGTTTCCGGAATTGTTCATCGCCGGCTACCCGCCGGAAGATCTGGTACAGAAGCCGGCGTTCCAGGACGCCTGCCGCGCCGCGATCGAGGCGCTCGCGCGCGAGACCGCCGATGGCGGCCCGGCGATGCTGGTCGGCACGCCCTGGGTCGAGGACGGCAGGCTCCATAATGCCTGCGCGCTGCTCGATGGCGGAAAAATCGCCGCACTTCGCTTCAAGTGCAACCTGCCGAATTACGGCGTGTTCGACGAGAAGCGGCTGTTTTCGCGCGGCCCTGCCGCAGGTCCCGTGACCGTGCGCGGCGTGCGCGTCGGCGTGCCGATCTGCGAGGACATCTGGCTGGAGGAGTCAGAGGATTACGAGAACGTGGTCGAGACGCTGGCCGAGACCGGCGCCGAGATCATCCTGGTGCCGAACGGCTCGCCCTACGCCCGCGACAAGAGCGACGTGCGCCTCTCGGTCGCCGTGGCGCGCGTCACCGAGAGCGGTCTGCCGCTGGTCTATCTCAACCAGGTTTGCGGCCAGGACGAGCTGGTGTTCGACGGCGGTTCCTTCGCGCTCAACGGCGATCTCTCGCTCGCGGCGCAATTGCCGGCGTTCGAAGAGAGCGTCACCACATTGCGCTTCACCAGGAACGGGGACGATTGGCGCTGCGCGGGGCCGATTGCCGCGCAGCCGGAGGGCGACCACGCCGACTACGCGGCCTGCGTGCTGGGCTTGCGCGACTATGTCGCCAAGAACGGATTTCCCGGCGTTCTGCTCGGCATTTCCGGCGGCATCGACTCCGCTCTCTGCGCAGCGATCGCCGTCGATGCGCTCGGTGCGGACCAGGTGCACGGCGTGATGCTGCCTTACCGCTACACGGCGGCGAGCTCGATCGCGGACGCGGGCGAGCTCGCCGGGCATCTCGGAATCCGTTACGAGGTGCTGCCGATCGCGGAAGCCGTGACCGGCTTTGAGACCATCCTGTCCGGCATCTTCAAGAATCTGCCGCCCGATATCACCGAGGAAAACCTGCAGGCCCGCACCCGCGGCACGCTGCTGATGGCGATCTCCAACAAGACCGGGCTGATGGTGGTGACAACAGGCAACAAGTCGGAAATGTCGGTCGGCTACGCCACGCTCTATGGCGACATGAACGGCGGCTTCAATCCGATCAAGGATATCTACAAGACGCAGGTGTTTCGGCTGGCCGCGCGGCGCAACCACTGGAAGCCCGACGGCGCGCTCGGGCCCGCGGGCGAGGTCATTCCGCCCGATATCATCACGCGTCCGCCGACGGCGGAGCTGCGCGAGAACCAGACCGACCAGGACTCGCTGCCGCCTTACGACGTGCTCGATGGCATCCTGGAGCGTCTGATCGAGCGCGAGGAGCCGCTCGACAAGATCATCGCCGCCGGCTTCGACCGTGAGACGGTCACCCGCATCGATCATCTGCTCAACGTCGCCGAATACAAGCGCCGCCAGGCCGCACCGGGCGTGAAGGTGACGGCCAGGAATTTCGGCCGCGACCGCCGCTATCCCATCACCAACCGCTTTCGCGACAAGGGCGAGCCGTCGCCTGCGGCGGACGAGACGCTGGTCTCGCGCGGCAGCAAGGCGTCGATCGACGCGTTCGAGGGCTGATGCGAGCCGCGCGGCGGGTCAGGCGATGGCGCCCCATCGCTGTCATCATCCGCGAAGGCGGATGATCCAGTACTCCGTGGCGGGCATTGTAGGAACCGACTGCTGACACGGGTTACTGGATGCCCCGCCTTCGCGGGGCATGACAGTGCGAAATCAGCTTGCTGCTACGACGGGGTTGCGAAAAACATCACCCGAAGCAAGTGGGTGTATTCGGATTCGAGCACCATGATGGTCACAAACACCATTACCGCGATCGGCGGCAGCAGGATGGCATAGGTGAGGGCCAGCCGCTCCCAGGCCATGTGCATGAAGACGGCGACGATCAGGCCGGCCTTCAACACCATGAACAGCAGGATCAGCGACCACCTGAGGTAGCCGTGTAGGCCAAAGTAGTCGACAAGGTAGGAGCATGTGCTGAGGACGAACAGCCAGCCCCAGACCACGAGGTAGAGCTTGATCGGGTGCTGTTGCCCTTTGGCGTGCACGGCTGCTGTTGCGACTGCGCCGTGCGCCGGAGCGTGGAGCTGGCCTTCCATGTGTACCGCCGCGTTTGTCATGCGCCGACCTCACCAAAGATAGAACAATGCAAAGATGAACACCCACACGAGGTCGACGAAGTGCCAGTACAGGCCCATGATCTCGACGATCTCGTAATAGCCCTTGCGGCTTGTGAAGAAGCCGCGCCTCTCGACGTCGAAGTCGCCCCGCCAGACCTTTCGCGCGATCGCGATCAGGAAGATCACGCCGATCGTCACGTGGGTGCCGTGGAAACCCGTGATCATGAAAAAGCTTGAGCCAAACTGCGCCGCGCCCCATGGATTGCCCCAGGGTCGAACGCCCTCCATGATCAGCTTGGTCCATTCGAACGCCTGCATTCCGACGAAGGTTGCGCCGAAGGCCGCCGTGACCAGCATCAGGATTGCGGTTCTCACGCGATCCCGGCGGTAGCCGAAATTGACGGCCATCGCCATCGTGCCGCTGCTGCTGATCAGGACGAAGGTCATGATGGCGATCAGGATCAGCGGGATGTGGTGGCCCCCGATATTGAGGGCGAAGACTTCGCTGGGATTCGGCCACGGCACGGTCGTGGACATGCGCGCCGTCATGTAGGAGAGCAGGAAGCAACTGAAGATGAAGGTGTCGCTGAGGAGGAAGATCCACATCATGGCCTTGCCCCAGGACACGTTCTTGAAGGCGCGCTGATCGGACGCCCAGTCGGCGGCGATGCCGCGCCAGCCTTCAAGCCGCGCAGGCGATTGGCCCGAATGTGTCAGCACGGTTTCAGCCATCTGGTCTCGCCTCCCTAGCTCAGCAATTGACGGCAGATGTTGACGAAATCGTCGGTCCAGCCCGTAAGAAGACCGAGCAGGACAAGCCAGACCAGCAGCAGGAAGTGCCAGTAGATGGCGCACAGCTCCACGCTCAAGCGCATCTCGGCGATCTCGGCGCCGCGCCACACCTTGGCCGAGGTTCGCCCGAGGGCCACCAGGCCGCCGGTCAGATGCAGCCCGTGCACCGCGGTCAACAGGTAGAAGAAGGAATTCGCCGGATTGGACGCCACGAAATATCCGGCAGCCCCGAGCCGTTGCCAGGCCAGGAGCTGTCCGGCGAGGAAGATCACGGCAGATGCTCCGCCGGCGAGCAGACCGATCTTGACGCTCTCGGTATCGTGTCGCCCGGCAGCCACGTACGACCATTGCAGCGCGACACTGCTCAGAACCAGGACGCCCGTGTTGACCCACAGCAGCCGCGGGACCGGCAGCGGCCGCCAGTCCACCACGCTCATGCGCATCGAGTAGGCGCTGATGAAGAGGACGAACAGTGCGCTGGCGACAGCGAGAAACACGCCTAGTCCGACCTTCGCTGCCGGCCAGGTCATGCTATCGCCGCCGGGGAAATCACCGACCGAGCCTTCCTCCAGCCAGGGCTTGGCCATCAGCCGCTGCTGCGACAGCCACCATCCGGCGATCACCGCAAGCACAGCCAGGAACAGGATGATGGCGCTCACGAAGCAGCTCCCTGAACGAGCTGCGTCGCGCGCGGCGGCTGGTTCTGCGGAATGAAGTCCTCCGCGGCGCCGGGCACACTGTAGTCATAGGCCCAGCGGTACACGATCGGGAGCTCCTTGCCCCAGTTGCCGTGTCCGGGGGGCGTCTCCGGCGTCTGCCACTCCAGCGTCGTCGCCCGCCACGGATTGCCGCCCGAGGCCTCACCCTTGAACAGGCTCCAGGCAAGATTGAACAGGAACACCATCTGACTGAAGCCGACGGTCAAGGCCACCACGGAGATGAAGGCATTCAGTGTATGGGCCGAGGACGGGATGAACGCCGTGTCGCCGAGTTCGAAATACCGGCGCGGAACCCCGAGCAGTCCAAGATAGTGCATGGGGAAGAAGATCAGGTAGGCGCCGAGGAAGGTGACCCAGAAGTGAAACTTGCCCAGGACGTCGTTCAGCATCCGTCCCGTGACCTTGGGGTACCAATGATAGATCGCGCCGAGCACGACCATGATCGGCGCCACGCCCATCACCATGTGGAAATGCGCGACCACGAACATGGTATCCGAGAGGGGCACGTCCACGACGACGTTGCCGAGGAAGAGGCCGGTGAGGCCGCCATTCACGAAGGTGATGATGAAGCCGAGGGCGAACAGCATCGGCACCCTGAGATGAATGTCGCCGCGCCACAGCGTCAGCACCCAGTTGTAGACCTTGATCGCGGTGGGGATGGCAATGATGAGCGTCGTGGTGGCGAAGAAGTACCCGAATTGCGGGAACATGCCGCTCACATACATGTGGTGTGCCCACACGACGAAGCTGAGCGCACCAATCCCCACGATGGCCCAGACCATCATGCGATAACCGAAGATGTTCTTGCGCGCATGCGTGCTGATCAGATCGGAGACGATGCCGAAGGCGGGCAGGGCGACGATGTAGACCTCGGGGTGGCCGAAGAACCAGAACAGATGCTGGAAGAGCAGCGGGCTGCCGCCGCCATATTTCGACAGCTGGCCCATCTCGACAAGGGAGGGCATGAAGAAGCTGGTTCCCAGGAGACGGTCGAGCAGCAGCATGACCGAGGCAACGAACAGTGCAGGGAATGCCAGCAACGCCATGACGGTCGCCGTGAAAATGCCCCACACCGTCAGGGGCAGGCGCATCAACGTCATGCCGCGGGTGCGCGCTTGCAGCACCGTGACCACATAATTCAAGCCGCCCATCGTGAAGCCGATGATGAACAGGATCAGGGACGACATCATGAGAATGATGCCCCAATCCTGCCCGGGCGTTCCGGAGAGGATGGCTTGCGGCGGGTATAGCGTCCAGCCGGCGCCGGTGGGGCCGCCGGGCACGAAGAATGTCGAGGCCAGCACCAGGACCGCGAGCAGGTAGACCCAGTAGCTCAGCATGTTCACATAGGGGAAGACCATGTCCCGGGCGCCGACCATCAGCGGGATCAGGTAGTTGCCGAAGCCGCCCAGGAACAATGCGGTGAGCAGATAGATCACCATGATCATGCCGTGCATGGTGATGAACTGGAGGTACTGGTTGGCATCGATGAAAGAGAAGGTGCCGGGGAACCCCAGTTGCAGTCGCATCAGCCACGACAGCACCAGGGCCACCAGCCCGATGGCCGAGGCCGTCAGCGAATACTGAATGGCGATCACCTTGGCGTCCTGCGAGAAGACATACCGTGTCCACCAGCTCCTTGGATGATAGAGCTCGACTTCAGGTACTTCGGCAGGCGGGATGCCTGCGATCCCTTCATATGGAATATCGACCATAGAAACCTCCTCGGTCGTTTCCATCGGGGGTGAGGCGTCGGCCTCGTGCACCCGATCCATCTTCGCGGCGGCAGCCTGCTACTTGCCACCGGATTGGTACGTCGCCTTCACGACAGCTCTTGCCGGCGACAATTCGGCAAACGTCTTTTGTTGCTCCAGCCAAGCGTGATATTCACGCTCTTCGTCGACGATGACCTTGGCCCGCATCTGATAATGAGCCGCGCCACAGAGCTCCGCACATAGAACATCGAACGTTCCGGTTCGGATCGGCGTTATCCAGAAATAGGTCACCATGCCAGGGACCATGTCCATCTTGGCGCGGAATTCGGGCACGTAGAAATCGTGCAGGACATCAACCGAGCGGAGGAGAACCTTGACCGGCTTTCCCATTTGAAGGTGCAGGTCGCCGTTCTCGATTACGACGTCGTCTTGCGCGTGCGGGTCGTCACGATTGAGTCCCATCGGATTGTCGGAAGCGATGTTGCGGACATCGGATGTGCCCAACCGCCCATCCTTGCCCGGAAGGCGGAAGCTCCATTGCCATTGCTGGCCCATGACCTCGACTTCGGTGGCATCCGCAGGCACCGTCACGAACTGGTGCCAGACCACGAGACCGGGCGCCAGCATGGCCGCGACTCCGACGCCGGTCCCGACGCTCAGCCACCATTCGAGCTTTTTGTTTTCCGGATTGTAGTCGGCCCGTCTTCCCTCTTTGTGGTGAAAGCGAAAGACGCAATAGGCCATGAAGGCGATGACCGCGACGAAAACGAAGCCCGTGATCCAGAACGTGATGCTGATGGTGTGGTCGATATAGGCCCAGTTCGTGGCGATCGGCGTCCACCACCACGGGCTGTAGAGGTGAAACAGCACCGAGCCGATCGCGACCAGAAGCAGTATCAGTGCGACAGCCATCCTGATCCATCCTTGCCATCGAAGGCTACGGATACGAATCCAGGGCGGAGCTCACGTCTGTCGCGATGGCGGACTTTCTCTACGCGGACATCTATGCTGACATATGCGCCATCACCGCGCCTCTTGCCTCGCCCATTCAACCAGTCGCGATATTCAAGAGGAAGACCGCGACCGCTGGGGGCGTCCAGGCATTTAAAATGATCCCCCGCGAACCCGGCGTCAATAGCATGTCAACACGCTTACGCGGCGTGGGCGATCGATGTTGCCGTGCGAGCTGGCGAGCCTCGGTCGCATTCTCGATGTGATGCATCGCACAAAATATGCGACGCACAATTCACCCAGCCGGGAGCGCTGGTCATTCCAGATCGCGCGCGCTAAGCTCGGGGCGCAGGTCGCGACGGGTTTCGTCCGGCTAAGCTCCTTCCTCGTTGAGCCTGGAACTGCCGTACTCGGCTCGATCGCGTCTCCCGCACATAAGGGCGGATACGCGCGGCCGGAAAGCGCGCCGTTTGCCGCCGCGACTTTCAGCAGAGGAGGGTGTGTCCATGGCCACTCTTTATCCCGACAACATCATAAAGCGGCACCTGTTCGGCGAAGCGGCCTCCTACCCCATTCGCAAGATCAGCTTGTCCGACCTGACCGAGGCCCTACGCCTGGGTTGGGAGGATTTCCAGGCGATGCCGAGCCACGCGATCGTCGTGTGCGTGATTTATCCCGTTCTCGGTCTCGTCCTGTTCAGGATGGTTCTCGGCTATTCGGTGCTGCCGCTCCTGTTTCCGCTGGCTGCCGGCTTTGCCTTGATCGGCCCTTTTGCCGCGATCGGTCTCTATGAACTCAGCCGGCGTCGCGAGCGCGGCGAGGAGGTCGATGCATGGGATGCGATCAAGGTGCTGCGCGCACCGTCGTTCG includes the following:
- a CDS encoding class II 3-deoxy-7-phosphoheptulonate synthase, producing MSERWTPESWRSKPVLQVPDYPDAKALADVEAQLATFPPLVFAGEARNLKKALGRVAAGEAFLLQGGDCAESFAEHGANNIRDFFRVLLQMAVVLTYAGAVPVVKVGRIAGQFAKPRSSPTEKIDGVELPSYRGDIVNDIAFTKEARVPDPQRQLMAYRQSAATLNLLRAFATGGFANLGSVHQWMLGFLKDSPQSRRYKELADRISDALNFMRACGLDLEAHPELRATDFYTSHEALLLGYEQAMTRVDSTTGDWYATSGHMIWIGDRTRQLDHGHVEYFRGIKNPIGLKCGPSLKPDELLKLIDVLNPDNEPGRLTLINRFGSDKVADHLPGLIRAVKREGRVVVWSCDPMHGNTITSTSGYKTRPFDRVLSEVKSFFTIHAAEGTHAGGVHLEMTGQDVTECIGGARAITDEDLNDRYHTVCDPRLNAEQSIDMAFLIAELLKQERAGKARPMPVAAGL
- a CDS encoding diacylglycerol kinase encodes the protein MLRIWKATINSRNGLAFAFRSEQAVREEIFALILSVPLAWFVAATALRAVELVCSVGFVLTVELLNTAIEKLADRLTMDHDKQIGRVKDMGSAAVGVALLMAGAFWIIAIVERLGFL
- a CDS encoding NAD+ synthase; its protein translation is MTERLNVFAVTLAQLNPTMGDIEGNAAKVRAARAQARSDGADLVLFPELFIAGYPPEDLVQKPAFQDACRAAIEALARETADGGPAMLVGTPWVEDGRLHNACALLDGGKIAALRFKCNLPNYGVFDEKRLFSRGPAAGPVTVRGVRVGVPICEDIWLEESEDYENVVETLAETGAEIILVPNGSPYARDKSDVRLSVAVARVTESGLPLVYLNQVCGQDELVFDGGSFALNGDLSLAAQLPAFEESVTTLRFTRNGDDWRCAGPIAAQPEGDHADYAACVLGLRDYVAKNGFPGVLLGISGGIDSALCAAIAVDALGADQVHGVMLPYRYTAASSIADAGELAGHLGIRYEVLPIAEAVTGFETILSGIFKNLPPDITEENLQARTRGTLLMAISNKTGLMVVTTGNKSEMSVGYATLYGDMNGGFNPIKDIYKTQVFRLAARRNHWKPDGALGPAGEVIPPDIITRPPTAELRENQTDQDSLPPYDVLDGILERLIEREEPLDKIIAAGFDRETVTRIDHLLNVAEYKRRQAAPGVKVTARNFGRDRRYPITNRFRDKGEPSPAADETLVSRGSKASIDAFEG
- a CDS encoding cytochrome C oxidase subunit IV family protein encodes the protein MTNAAVHMEGQLHAPAHGAVATAAVHAKGQQHPIKLYLVVWGWLFVLSTCSYLVDYFGLHGYLRWSLILLFMVLKAGLIVAVFMHMAWERLALTYAILLPPIAVMVFVTIMVLESEYTHLLRVMFFATPS
- a CDS encoding heme-copper oxidase subunit III family protein, with amino-acid sequence MAETVLTHSGQSPARLEGWRGIAADWASDQRAFKNVSWGKAMMWIFLLSDTFIFSCFLLSYMTARMSTTVPWPNPSEVFALNIGGHHIPLILIAIMTFVLISSSGTMAMAVNFGYRRDRVRTAILMLVTAAFGATFVGMQAFEWTKLIMEGVRPWGNPWGAAQFGSSFFMITGFHGTHVTIGVIFLIAIARKVWRGDFDVERRGFFTSRKGYYEIVEIMGLYWHFVDLVWVFIFALFYLW
- a CDS encoding cytochrome c oxidase subunit 3, encoding MSAIILFLAVLAVIAGWWLSQQRLMAKPWLEEGSVGDFPGGDSMTWPAAKVGLGVFLAVASALFVLFISAYSMRMSVVDWRPLPVPRLLWVNTGVLVLSSVALQWSYVAAGRHDTESVKIGLLAGGASAVIFLAGQLLAWQRLGAAGYFVASNPANSFFYLLTAVHGLHLTGGLVALGRTSAKVWRGAEIAEMRLSVELCAIYWHFLLLVWLVLLGLLTGWTDDFVNICRQLLS
- a CDS encoding cbb3-type cytochrome c oxidase subunit I; its protein translation is MVDIPYEGIAGIPPAEVPEVELYHPRSWWTRYVFSQDAKVIAIQYSLTASAIGLVALVLSWLMRLQLGFPGTFSFIDANQYLQFITMHGMIMVIYLLTALFLGGFGNYLIPLMVGARDMVFPYVNMLSYWVYLLAVLVLASTFFVPGGPTGAGWTLYPPQAILSGTPGQDWGIILMMSSLILFIIGFTMGGLNYVVTVLQARTRGMTLMRLPLTVWGIFTATVMALLAFPALFVASVMLLLDRLLGTSFFMPSLVEMGQLSKYGGGSPLLFQHLFWFFGHPEVYIVALPAFGIVSDLISTHARKNIFGYRMMVWAIVGIGALSFVVWAHHMYVSGMFPQFGYFFATTTLIIAIPTAIKVYNWVLTLWRGDIHLRVPMLFALGFIITFVNGGLTGLFLGNVVVDVPLSDTMFVVAHFHMVMGVAPIMVVLGAIYHWYPKVTGRMLNDVLGKFHFWVTFLGAYLIFFPMHYLGLLGVPRRYFELGDTAFIPSSAHTLNAFISVVALTVGFSQMVFLFNLAWSLFKGEASGGNPWRATTLEWQTPETPPGHGNWGKELPIVYRWAYDYSVPGAAEDFIPQNQPPRATQLVQGAAS
- a CDS encoding cytochrome c oxidase subunit II; the encoded protein is MAVALILLLVAIGSVLFHLYSPWWWTPIATNWAYIDHTISITFWITGFVFVAVIAFMAYCVFRFHHKEGRRADYNPENKKLEWWLSVGTGVGVAAMLAPGLVVWHQFVTVPADATEVEVMGQQWQWSFRLPGKDGRLGTSDVRNIASDNPMGLNRDDPHAQDDVVIENGDLHLQMGKPVKVLLRSVDVLHDFYVPEFRAKMDMVPGMVTYFWITPIRTGTFDVLCAELCGAAHYQMRAKVIVDEEREYHAWLEQQKTFAELSPARAVVKATYQSGGK